The Eriocheir sinensis breed Jianghai 21 chromosome 49, ASM2467909v1, whole genome shotgun sequence genome has a segment encoding these proteins:
- the LOC126981904 gene encoding uncharacterized protein LOC126981904, producing MHPATVLLVAMVTSQASSHGMAIWEMMPRQEKTGQIMYVLMHLVDQTCAYSYIPDCHHVLALHGLSNLLNVDGHTLNHLDPQVPGARRLIWEQLMRGSYDLPPAYLPGYYLGVEANEITNEIDNGFPSPSHPPQHPQYHPSSPTFLYPYAPIPSSHNKPQVAVSNPHPYAIKVAPPPGFNTPNPQPSPSYESDGEELGSDQRHGDRFATWFDTENGNNGDQQTTDDRFVIWLGEEEEAVTGSKQGQQQEDEDRFSTWFDEEATDNGEQQTTQDRFSTWYNGEATGNEQGTDDERFATWFNEDATGNAEQATGGEEREANRPQQQTTQDRFATWFDEEATGNGGVATDGRFPTWYNEDTTANRFPQQTAEEDLSTSNSDSESESLEDDTRFTDTATNPQQTTGTTDNQQTEVVDRFASWVDSGAGMEDYDDDMMTAMMQDPAGIRPSGDYEPVMVESRVVVSQVQPPVNRVPPPASSSSSSSSSSSSSSFVEEEGRSASSRPSTSSSSPLLLSLPLLRQ from the exons ATGCATCCAGCTACCGTTCTACTGGTTGCCATGGTGACCTCTCAAGCTTCCTCACATGGTATGGCGATTTGGGAGATGATGCCTCGACAGGAGAAG ACGGGTCAAATTATGTACGTGTTGATGCATCTTGTCGACCAAACCTGCGCCTACTCTTACATACCag ACTGCCACCATGTCCTCGCACTACACGGCCTCAGCAACCTTCTCAACGTGGACGGACACACGCTGAACCACCTCGACCCCCAAGTGCCGGGCGCCAGGAGACTCATCTGGGAACAGCTGATGCGCGGATCGTATGACCTGCCCCCCGCCTACCTGCCCGGCTATTACCTCGGAGTTGAAG CAAACGAAATCACCAACGAGATCGACAATggcttcccctccccatctcatcCTCCCCAGCATCCCCAGTACCACCCCAGCTCCCCCACCTTCCTCTACCCTTACGCCCCAATCCCCAGCTCCCACAACAAACCCCAAGTGGCCGTTAGCAATCCCCATCCATATGCTATCAAGGTCGCCCCCCCACCTGGCTTCAATACCCCCAATCCCCAACCATCCCCAAGCTACGAGAGTGATGGGGAGGAATTGGGGAGTGACCAGAGGCATGGGGACCGTTTTGCTACGTGGTTTGATACTGAGAACGGAAACAACGGTGACCAACAGACAACAGATGACCGTTTTGTGATCTGgttgggtgaagaagaggaagcagtaaCAGGAAGTAAACAGGGACAGCAACAGGAGGATGAGGACCGCTTCTCGACCTGGTTTGATGAAGAAGCAACAGATAACGGAGAGCAACAGACAACGCAGGACCGTTTTTCGACTTGGTATAACGGAGAAGCAACAGGAAACGAACAGGGAACAGATGACGAGCGTTTTGCCACCTGGTTCAACGAAGACGCAACAGGCAATGCAGAACAggcaacaggaggagaagaaagagaagccaacagaccccaacaacagacaacacaggACCGCTTCGCTACCTGGTTTGATGAAGAGGCAACAGGAAACGGAGGAGTGGCAACAGACGGCCGTTTCCCCACCTGGTACAACGAAGATACAACAGCTAACAGATTCCCACAACAGACAGCAGAAGAAGACCTTAGTACCAGCAACAGTGACAGTGAAAGCGAATCCTTGGAAGATGATACCAGATTCACAGACACAGCAACCAACCCGCAACAGACAACAGGAACAACGGACAACCAACAGACAGAGGTGGTTGATAGATTCGCTTCCTGGGTGGACAGCGGCGCAGGGATGGAAGATTAcgatgatgacatgatgacggcgATGATGCAAGACCCAGCAGGGATAAGACCAAGTGGAGATTACGAACCTGTGATGGTGGAGAGCCGGGTTGTTGTGAGCCAAGTACAGCCCCCCGTGAACCGAGTACCGCcgcctgcctcctcttcttcctcctcctcctcttcttcctcttcctcatcgttcgtggaagaagaggggaggagtgcAAGTTCccgcccctccacctcctcctcctctcccctcctcctctctcttcccctcctccggcagtga